A section of the Hippea sp. KM1 genome encodes:
- the fmt gene encoding methionyl-tRNA formyltransferase, protein MEKKTEGRKAMRILFFGTSDFAKKPLEALIKSNQFEVVGLVSTPDAKGKRGKKLIQPPTKELALKYGLEVFQPEKLKTEETLNKIKAFGADLFVVVSYGKFIPNEMLKLPKMSINIHPSILPKYRGPSPINYALLNGDEYTGVSLIDVIDRMDAGDVYMQWIERIDPNDNYETLHNRLSEIGARMILCALENIDSLKPRPQDESLATYTKIIKKEDGKIDFENETAREIVNKIRAFYVWPTAYFYLDGKLFKIFEAEEVKTDIKKPAQVIKVSKKELIIGCRENAISIKTIQPQSKKAMPIEAFLAGYKLNVGQVIQ, encoded by the coding sequence ATGGAAAAAAAGACAGAGGGAAGAAAGGCAATGAGAATACTGTTCTTCGGCACAAGCGACTTTGCAAAGAAACCGTTAGAGGCACTCATAAAATCCAATCAATTCGAGGTCGTTGGGCTTGTAAGCACCCCCGATGCAAAGGGTAAAAGGGGCAAAAAGCTTATTCAACCACCGACCAAGGAATTAGCCCTAAAATACGGATTGGAGGTTTTTCAGCCTGAAAAGCTAAAAACGGAAGAAACCCTGAATAAGATAAAGGCGTTTGGCGCCGATCTGTTTGTCGTTGTATCATACGGCAAATTCATACCCAACGAGATGCTCAAGCTGCCAAAAATGTCCATAAACATCCATCCGTCTATTTTACCCAAATACAGGGGACCTTCACCAATAAATTACGCCTTACTAAACGGGGATGAATACACAGGCGTATCTTTGATCGATGTTATAGATAGGATGGATGCAGGCGATGTCTATATGCAATGGATAGAAAGGATAGACCCAAACGACAATTATGAAACGCTACATAATAGGCTATCAGAGATAGGCGCAAGGATGATCCTGTGTGCCTTAGAAAACATTGACAGTCTAAAACCCAGACCGCAGGACGAAAGCCTTGCAACATACACAAAAATCATAAAAAAGGAAGACGGTAAAATAGACTTCGAAAACGAAACGGCCAGAGAAATTGTAAACAAAATAAGGGCATTCTATGTCTGGCCAACGGCCTATTTTTACCTTGACGGCAAGCTGTTTAAGATATTTGAGGCAGAAGAGGTAAAAACCGATATAAAAAAACCGGCTCAGGTCATAAAGGTATCGAAAAAAGAACTCATAATCGGCTGCAGGGAAAACGCCATATCCATAAAAACCATCCAACCGCAGTCAAAAAAAGCCATGCCCATTGAGGCCTTCTTGGCCGGATATAAACTGAATGTCGGACAGGTTATACAATAG
- the def gene encoding peptide deformylase: MEIRVYPDKILRKKARDVEKIDDRIISLLEQMREVMYKFNGIGLAAEQVGLEEKLVVIDLRPDGKNQPIELINPVIIASEGVFEEHEEGCLSVPGYYDVVKDRKKWIKVKYLDRNENEQILETDEFLSVVIQHEIDHLNGKLFIDHLSPTRRELFKKQWKKRQREERQ, translated from the coding sequence ATGGAGATAAGGGTTTATCCAGATAAAATACTGAGAAAAAAGGCCAGGGATGTGGAGAAGATCGACGATAGGATCATAAGCCTGCTTGAGCAGATGAGAGAGGTTATGTATAAATTCAACGGCATAGGTCTTGCAGCCGAACAGGTTGGATTGGAAGAAAAACTGGTGGTAATCGACCTAAGGCCTGATGGCAAAAACCAGCCCATAGAGCTTATAAACCCCGTTATCATAGCATCGGAGGGTGTCTTTGAGGAGCATGAAGAGGGGTGTTTAAGTGTCCCGGGCTATTACGATGTCGTTAAGGACAGAAAGAAGTGGATAAAGGTGAAATACTTAGACAGAAACGAAAACGAACAGATCTTGGAAACCGACGAGTTCTTAAGCGTGGTAATACAGCACGAAATAGACCACCTAAACGGAAAGCTCTTCATAGACCACCTATCACCAACAAGAAGGGAGCTATTTAAAAAACAATGGAAAAAAAGACAGAGGGAAGAAAGGCAATGA
- a CDS encoding molybdopterin-binding protein, with the protein MRIFIVSIGNEILEGSIVDTNSNFIATRLNQEGLRVDGIFSVGDDTEKIVSLFKYLTKDPSIVITTGGLGPTFDDKTTEALSRHCRRRLKLNKKAYFDIISKVKVKGVKLKISHTRQAYLPEGAKPLPNHNGTAAGILLSCEHSHFICMPGVPSEMKPMFENYALKSIKEIVNPTKLYRYDFKLTGVPESDADEFIKKLNPKDVRIILNAMEGELAIRALSEDLNSLQNLKEILTNEFGYRLYSTKNQTIEDVLAEELEKEDLTIAFLESITAGYLALLMFDKAPFVGSFVSDSNTNIDNAFEKADIVACPCNLVGNEFDLKLRINSHTTTHTLRYMGNINFMRKSVSKRTLGFIYEMLKSS; encoded by the coding sequence ATGAGGATATTTATTGTTTCCATTGGTAATGAGATATTAGAGGGCTCAATAGTCGATACAAACTCAAACTTCATAGCCACAAGGCTAAATCAGGAGGGTTTGAGGGTTGATGGCATATTCTCTGTAGGTGATGATACAGAAAAGATCGTATCGCTGTTTAAATACCTAACAAAAGACCCGTCTATCGTCATTACAACCGGCGGCTTAGGGCCAACATTCGACGATAAAACCACAGAAGCCCTATCCAGACACTGCAGAAGACGGCTAAAACTCAACAAAAAAGCCTATTTTGATATAATAAGCAAGGTAAAGGTCAAAGGCGTTAAACTAAAGATAAGTCATACAAGGCAGGCCTATCTGCCAGAAGGGGCCAAGCCCTTGCCCAACCATAACGGCACAGCAGCGGGTATCCTGCTTAGCTGCGAACACTCCCATTTCATCTGCATGCCCGGGGTGCCAAGCGAAATGAAACCCATGTTTGAAAATTACGCTCTGAAGAGCATAAAGGAGATAGTAAACCCAACAAAGCTGTATCGATACGATTTTAAATTAACCGGCGTGCCTGAATCAGACGCCGATGAATTCATAAAAAAACTCAACCCCAAAGATGTCAGGATCATACTAAACGCCATGGAGGGGGAACTCGCTATAAGGGCGTTATCTGAGGATCTAAACTCACTCCAAAACCTAAAAGAGATATTGACCAACGAATTTGGATATAGGTTATATTCAACAAAAAACCAAACCATAGAGGATGTGCTTGCAGAAGAGCTTGAGAAGGAGGATTTAACAATAGCGTTTTTAGAGAGCATAACGGCCGGATATTTAGCCCTTTTGATGTTCGATAAGGCGCCGTTTGTGGGCAGTTTTGTAAGCGATTCAAACACAAATATAGACAATGCCTTTGAGAAGGCCGACATAGTGGCCTGCCCGTGCAACTTAGTGGGTAATGAATTCGACCTTAAGCTGCGCATAAATTCACACACCACAACCCACACGCTTAGATATATGGGCAATATAAACTTTATGAGGAAGTCCGTATCAAAGAGAACGCTCGGGTTTATCTATGAGATGCTTAAGAGTTCTTGA
- a CDS encoding sulfite exporter TauE/SafE family protein, which translates to MDIAQGALVLLIGCIVGFINVLAAGGSFLTLAFLMAIGLPPNIANGTNRVGLLLQNTFASAKFYRLKILKTKFALIVSLPAVLGALSGSYIAVHTPNSLLKKIIAILMVLISLITVYNPDKFSKAKQYSSKKWLFLIIAFFLIGVYGGFIQAGVGFFIIAASLWGGFSMVEANAIKVFIITLYTLTVLPIFILSHQVNFTIGILLGLGSMLGARLAIALSIKKGDRFIRYAVLALLVVFALKLLIIG; encoded by the coding sequence ATGGACATTGCTCAAGGCGCACTTGTTCTGCTTATAGGCTGCATTGTCGGCTTTATCAATGTATTAGCAGCCGGGGGCTCCTTCCTTACGCTTGCCTTTTTAATGGCCATAGGGTTGCCACCCAACATCGCAAACGGAACCAACAGGGTTGGTCTTCTGCTTCAAAACACATTCGCTTCGGCTAAATTTTACAGGCTAAAAATACTCAAAACCAAATTTGCCCTTATCGTTTCTCTGCCTGCGGTCTTAGGTGCACTCTCAGGCAGCTATATAGCTGTTCATACACCAAATAGCCTATTAAAAAAGATAATAGCCATATTGATGGTTCTAATAAGCCTCATAACCGTTTACAATCCCGATAAGTTTTCAAAAGCCAAACAATACTCATCAAAAAAGTGGCTTTTTTTGATTATCGCCTTCTTTCTAATAGGCGTATACGGCGGATTCATACAGGCAGGCGTCGGTTTCTTCATTATTGCAGCCTCTCTGTGGGGTGGCTTTAGCATGGTGGAGGCAAACGCCATAAAGGTCTTCATCATAACACTTTATACGCTGACGGTTCTGCCCATATTCATACTCTCCCATCAGGTAAACTTCACAATAGGCATACTCCTTGGATTGGGCAGCATGTTGGGAGCAAGGCTTGCAATAGCCTTGTCCATAAAGAAAGGCGATAGGTTCATCAGGTATGCGGTGCTTGCACTGCTTGTTGTATTTGCATTAAAACTGTTGATTATAGGGTGA
- the trxA gene encoding thioredoxin, which translates to MVENLTTQDFKEKIFNYEVNKDWKYEGDLPCIIDFYADWCGPCKMVEPILEELSKEYEGKVKFYRVNTDNEQELAGVFGIRSIPSLLFIPKDDQPQMAVGAIPKEAFKQAIKEVLKVED; encoded by the coding sequence ATGGTTGAAAATTTAACCACGCAGGATTTTAAGGAGAAGATCTTTAACTATGAAGTCAACAAGGACTGGAAGTATGAAGGGGATCTCCCGTGCATCATCGATTTCTATGCCGACTGGTGCGGTCCTTGTAAGATGGTTGAGCCTATTCTTGAGGAATTATCAAAGGAATACGAGGGTAAGGTTAAGTTTTACAGGGTTAATACCGATAACGAACAGGAGCTTGCAGGCGTATTTGGTATAAGGAGCATTCCTTCTTTGCTGTTTATACCCAAAGACGATCAGCCTCAGATGGCCGTTGGGGCTATACCGAAGGAGGCCTTCAAGCAGGCTATTAAGGAAGTTTTGAAGGTTGAAGATTAA
- a CDS encoding RNA recognition motif domain-containing protein, whose product MVKTLYVGNLPYSTTEDELKELFGEYGEVSSTKIITDRETGRSRGFGFVEMNSDDAQKAIDSLNGVNFGGRNLKVNEARERKPRRF is encoded by the coding sequence ATGGTTAAGACGCTTTATGTGGGTAATCTGCCCTACTCCACTACGGAGGATGAGCTGAAGGAACTGTTTGGGGAGTATGGAGAGGTAAGCTCCACAAAGATCATTACAGACAGAGAGACCGGCAGGTCCAGGGGTTTTGGTTTTGTTGAGATGAACAGTGATGATGCTCAGAAAGCCATCGATTCTCTGAACGGTGTTAACTTTGGAGGAAGAAACCTGAAGGTAAACGAGGCAAGGGAAAGAAAACCCCGCAGATTCTAA
- a CDS encoding MqnA/MqnD/SBP family protein, with protein sequence MEKKLLTLGHSPDPDDAFMFYGLNIENGVDTNGFEFEQILKDIQTLNEMAIDEKLDITAISLAAYPTISDKYAILSSGASMGYKYGPLVVAKEQFDLDELKKKLIAIPGRLTSAYLELRLLLGKDIAVEVMPFDKIFDAVVRGDVDAGLIIHEGQLTYSNYDLKKIIDLGEWWFDKTHLPLPLGVNAIHRKHGEDMKKISQILKNSILFSLNNRDEAVEYALNFARGMDKGLADRFVGMYVNDLTVDMGEDGLKACRLLLSEAYDKGLIDRLPEIDLV encoded by the coding sequence ATGGAGAAGAAGTTGTTGACGCTTGGCCACAGTCCTGACCCGGACGACGCTTTTATGTTTTATGGTTTGAATATAGAAAACGGGGTGGATACAAACGGTTTTGAGTTTGAGCAAATTCTAAAGGATATACAAACATTAAACGAGATGGCCATTGATGAAAAGCTGGATATAACGGCCATATCCTTGGCTGCCTATCCGACAATCTCCGATAAATACGCCATCCTTTCAAGTGGTGCAAGTATGGGCTATAAATACGGCCCGCTTGTTGTTGCAAAAGAGCAGTTTGACCTGGATGAGCTTAAAAAGAAGCTTATCGCTATCCCCGGCAGGCTAACCAGCGCCTATCTTGAATTGAGGCTGCTTTTGGGTAAGGATATAGCCGTTGAGGTTATGCCATTTGATAAGATATTCGATGCTGTGGTTAGGGGCGATGTGGATGCAGGATTGATTATCCATGAAGGCCAGCTGACATATTCCAATTACGATTTGAAAAAGATTATCGATTTGGGCGAGTGGTGGTTTGATAAAACCCATCTGCCCTTACCCTTGGGGGTTAACGCTATCCATAGAAAGCACGGAGAGGATATGAAGAAGATCTCCCAAATCCTTAAAAACAGTATTCTATTTTCCTTGAACAACAGGGATGAGGCTGTTGAATATGCATTGAACTTCGCAAGGGGGATGGATAAGGGCTTGGCGGATAGATTTGTCGGTATGTATGTAAACGACCTTACGGTTGATATGGGTGAGGACGGTCTTAAGGCTTGCAGGCTTTTGCTCAGTGAGGCCTACGACAAAGGCTTGATTGATAGGCTGCCAGAAATAGACCTTGTTTAG
- a CDS encoding NAD(P)/FAD-dependent oxidoreductase, giving the protein MFRRIFDVAIVGAGACGLACALNLKTDNIIIFDKKSGAKKLSITGNNRCNITNTLPFDEFLSSYGRNGKFLRDVFGCCFRDELIVWLNGLGVFTKQEEGRVYLDGITSRELAGILVNRLAKNVVFKRFEPVELLKKTDGIFRITTNRGSYYSKFVVLSCGGKSFPHTGSDGSCFRLAQSLGHDIVPPKPYETPFCCKGYGHLKGISFKDRQLRLNIGKKRFKVRGDFIFTHFGLSGPAIFELSAHDFDEGELGISFIDGDRHRLKERIHLFKGKLVNFLDGFLPKRIAQMAPFSNKRCSDLKKEELEEVLDFLFDFRVKVKKCGFNRAFLTSGGVNLKHVDPKTLKSKIVDGVFFCGEVLDIQGPIGGFNLQFAFSSGLFVARILNRLLLQ; this is encoded by the coding sequence TTGTTTAGAAGAATCTTTGATGTTGCTATAGTGGGCGCAGGCGCTTGCGGTCTTGCTTGCGCCCTAAACCTCAAAACAGACAATATAATCATTTTCGATAAAAAGTCGGGCGCTAAGAAGCTCTCGATTACGGGGAATAACAGGTGCAATATAACAAACACGCTTCCGTTTGACGAATTTCTATCCTCGTATGGCAGGAATGGTAAATTTTTAAGGGATGTGTTTGGGTGCTGTTTTAGGGATGAGCTGATTGTGTGGCTTAATGGGCTTGGGGTTTTCACAAAACAGGAAGAGGGCAGGGTTTATCTTGATGGTATAACATCGAGGGAGCTTGCAGGGATATTGGTTAACAGGTTGGCTAAAAATGTTGTTTTTAAGAGATTTGAGCCTGTTGAGTTATTAAAGAAGACAGATGGAATATTCAGGATAACAACCAATAGAGGCAGCTATTATTCTAAATTTGTGGTTCTATCGTGCGGCGGAAAGAGCTTTCCTCATACAGGTTCTGACGGTTCGTGTTTTAGGCTTGCCCAATCTTTAGGGCATGATATTGTTCCTCCTAAACCATATGAGACGCCGTTTTGCTGTAAGGGTTATGGGCATTTGAAGGGCATATCTTTCAAGGATAGACAGCTCAGGCTGAATATTGGCAAAAAGAGGTTTAAGGTCAGGGGCGATTTTATCTTTACCCACTTTGGCCTTAGCGGGCCTGCTATTTTTGAATTATCCGCTCACGATTTTGATGAAGGGGAGCTTGGAATATCGTTCATAGATGGGGATAGGCATAGATTGAAGGAAAGGATACATCTTTTTAAGGGCAAGCTGGTGAACTTTTTGGATGGTTTTTTGCCTAAAAGGATTGCGCAGATGGCGCCGTTTTCAAACAAACGGTGTTCGGATTTAAAAAAGGAGGAACTTGAGGAGGTTTTGGATTTTCTATTTGATTTTAGGGTAAAGGTTAAAAAGTGTGGTTTTAATAGGGCTTTCCTGACATCCGGTGGTGTAAACCTTAAACATGTTGACCCCAAAACCCTGAAGTCTAAGATTGTTGATGGGGTGTTCTTTTGCGGTGAGGTTTTGGATATTCAAGGCCCCATAGGCGGCTTTAACCTGCAATTTGCCTTCTCCAGTGGCCTTTTTGTTGCCCGCATCTTGAATAGGCTCTTATTGCAATAG
- the bioB gene encoding biotin synthase BioB: protein MLNNLVNKAIKKAPLSRSEIDFLISCPIDELCKAALKIKENFFGNKIEFCSIINAKSGLCPEDCKFCAQSAHYKTNIKEYPFIDIKGIEQQAKKLKSNGVKRLSIVISGKSPTKSDLLKIESSLKIIEKSGLIGDASVGILNKDDLLRLKKASLNGFHRNLEVSEGFFRNICTTHKYKEDIETVKTAMQLGFYVCSGGIFGVGEGWKDRIELALTLKKLKVHSIPLNFLTPIKGTPLENMPILKEEEALRIIAVYRFLLADKQIRVCGGRNTVFSPKTKRRVLLCGASGLMVGNYLTTKGFDITSDLKDLKELNMQLLQ, encoded by the coding sequence ATGCTTAACAATTTGGTAAATAAGGCAATAAAGAAAGCCCCATTAAGCCGCAGTGAGATAGATTTTCTAATAAGCTGCCCCATAGATGAGCTATGCAAGGCCGCACTCAAAATAAAGGAAAATTTCTTCGGCAACAAGATCGAGTTCTGCTCAATAATCAACGCCAAAAGTGGCTTATGCCCAGAAGATTGCAAATTCTGCGCCCAATCGGCACATTACAAAACAAACATCAAGGAGTATCCGTTTATAGACATTAAAGGAATAGAACAGCAGGCCAAAAAGCTAAAATCAAACGGCGTAAAGAGATTATCAATAGTAATAAGCGGAAAAAGCCCAACAAAAAGCGACCTGCTAAAGATAGAAAGCAGCCTAAAAATAATAGAAAAATCAGGCTTAATCGGCGACGCCTCAGTCGGAATCCTAAACAAAGACGACCTTTTAAGGCTCAAAAAAGCTTCCCTTAATGGTTTTCACCGCAATTTAGAGGTCTCGGAAGGCTTCTTTAGGAACATCTGCACAACGCACAAATACAAAGAAGATATAGAAACGGTAAAAACCGCTATGCAGTTGGGCTTTTATGTATGCAGTGGAGGCATATTTGGGGTGGGAGAAGGCTGGAAGGATAGAATCGAGCTTGCCTTAACACTAAAGAAACTCAAAGTTCATTCAATACCACTGAACTTCTTAACACCCATCAAAGGGACTCCACTTGAGAACATGCCAATCTTAAAGGAAGAAGAAGCCTTAAGGATTATAGCCGTTTATAGGTTCTTGCTTGCGGATAAGCAGATAAGGGTCTGTGGCGGCAGAAACACCGTATTCAGCCCAAAAACAAAAAGAAGGGTATTACTATGCGGTGCCTCTGGCCTAATGGTTGGGAATTATCTTACAACAAAGGGCTTTGATATTACATCGGATCTAAAGGACTTAAAAGAGCTAAACATGCAACTATTGCAATAA
- a CDS encoding putative CRISPR-associated protein, with translation MNKRNTLICTVGTSLITNIEGLKKSENNTETKAEIYKAYQSENYEKLTDLLLSLNPTERICGAEINTIEEAQKKKWLDIENIVFLVSDTKEGEKTGNILKKYFSKRKINVKVEKIEKLKPNNPKDFKKHGLRNLIRKIGNITRLYGSKNIAIDATGGYKAQIALAVLFGQSLGIPVFYKHESFGEIIDFPPMPVSLDYTLIGNYSHLFHKLNKGETLDSKEIEEIESYDREKILIFLDSIEENGESLYELNAMGTLYLETFYLSLKEKKTLKDLPESKRKAPSLSQHHYPRGFKEFVDKVWAENRWIITCKDTHYNKQKSIRKGIKFFVVQEKESHLLIGTYRYKNEDFGARFAIILEEKDIDLLSLAANILNDKYGI, from the coding sequence ATGAACAAAAGAAACACGCTTATCTGCACCGTCGGCACAAGCCTTATAACAAATATCGAAGGACTAAAGAAATCGGAAAACAACACAGAAACCAAAGCAGAAATCTATAAGGCTTACCAATCGGAAAATTACGAGAAACTAACCGACCTATTGCTGAGCCTAAATCCAACAGAGAGAATCTGCGGCGCTGAAATAAATACAATAGAAGAAGCACAAAAGAAAAAGTGGTTGGACATCGAGAATATCGTTTTCCTTGTATCGGACACAAAAGAAGGTGAAAAAACAGGCAATATACTTAAAAAATACTTCAGCAAAAGAAAAATCAATGTCAAGGTCGAAAAAATAGAGAAACTCAAGCCCAACAACCCAAAGGATTTTAAAAAACACGGATTAAGGAACCTAATAAGGAAAATAGGAAACATAACACGCCTTTACGGTTCAAAAAATATAGCGATTGATGCGACAGGGGGGTATAAGGCACAGATTGCATTGGCGGTTCTGTTCGGACAATCCCTGGGAATACCGGTATTTTACAAACACGAAAGCTTTGGAGAGATAATAGACTTCCCTCCAATGCCCGTTTCGTTGGATTACACCTTGATAGGGAATTATTCCCATCTATTCCACAAACTAAACAAAGGCGAAACACTCGATTCTAAAGAGATTGAAGAAATAGAAAGCTACGATAGAGAAAAAATCCTTATATTCTTAGACTCGATAGAAGAAAACGGCGAATCGCTGTATGAATTAAACGCAATGGGGACGCTATACCTTGAAACATTCTATCTGTCTTTAAAAGAGAAGAAAACATTAAAAGATTTGCCTGAAAGCAAGAGAAAGGCGCCCTCTTTAAGCCAACACCACTATCCAAGGGGTTTTAAGGAGTTTGTTGATAAGGTTTGGGCAGAAAACAGATGGATAATAACATGCAAAGACACACATTACAACAAGCAAAAATCGATAAGAAAGGGCATAAAGTTCTTTGTTGTTCAAGAAAAAGAAAGCCACCTTCTCATTGGAACTTACCGCTACAAGAATGAAGATTTCGGGGCAAGATTTGCAATTATATTAGAAGAAAAAGACATCGACCTGCTCTCGTTGGCGGCAAACATCCTAAACGACAAATACGGGATATAA
- a CDS encoding AbrB/MazE/SpoVT family DNA-binding domain-containing protein, with amino-acid sequence MLAKVFNKGQVVIPARLRRKYKINIGDKVNIIEEDDGIKIVPVESFDNVAEELAGVFSDYADREIDKKGINEATEEYLVESVKDEVY; translated from the coding sequence ATGCTTGCAAAGGTGTTTAATAAAGGGCAGGTGGTGATACCTGCAAGATTGAGAAGGAAATACAAAATAAACATAGGCGATAAGGTGAATATAATCGAGGAAGATGATGGTATAAAGATAGTTCCTGTTGAATCCTTTGATAATGTGGCGGAAGAACTTGCTGGTGTTTTTAGCGACTATGCAGACAGAGAGATTGATAAAAAAGGTATAAACGAAGCCACAGAGGAATATCTGGTGGAGTCTGTAAAAGATGAGGTATATTGA
- a CDS encoding PIN domain-containing protein — protein MRYIDTNVILRFLTDKNPNKRLVDLFARIERGEEEVRCIDMVFFQVVFVLKSFYKIEKGKIIDVMRKLLCFKGLKMKDKQTIERTLDLWEKHQDDIVDCYIVARMEEEGASEIYSFDRKIERLGVRRIDP, from the coding sequence ATGAGGTATATTGATACGAATGTAATATTGAGATTTCTCACTGATAAAAATCCAAATAAAAGGCTTGTTGATTTATTTGCAAGGATAGAAAGGGGCGAAGAAGAGGTCAGATGCATTGATATGGTGTTTTTTCAGGTGGTTTTTGTGTTGAAGAGTTTTTACAAAATAGAAAAGGGCAAGATAATTGATGTAATGAGAAAGTTGCTCTGTTTTAAGGGATTAAAAATGAAAGACAAACAAACAATAGAAAGAACCCTTGATCTTTGGGAGAAACACCAGGATGATATTGTTGACTGCTACATAGTGGCCAGAATGGAGGAAGAAGGGGCAAGTGAAATTTATAGTTTTGATAGAAAAATAGAAAGGTTGGGAGTGAGAAGGATAGATCCGTGA
- a CDS encoding ATP-binding protein → MDKVIEQFELTLERLKTYLPEKKRPFYKSIQIDEIRGALVYGLRGVGKTTFLIDKITSSKKNFLYFSADHPLISSLPLYDIVSAIFKKGYDGVVIDEIHHANKWSEHVKAIYDDYPNKTVWISDSSNLILKKSVADLSRRFVQFRIPLMSFREYIFLTQDILIDPTDPFDMDRSVLIKLKDMNILKLFADYINGGIRPIFTEGEYCSRLKGLLEKSIYYDIPFYVSSIQDNHLRVMSAIIGHLINAPIPTISVSNMCNEWDLGKEKLYSLLYVMERSELINIVRKPGKFTYTKGAKIFLSDPSIYSCFKGNLGSAREAFVVMCLKEKYEVFACKYEKECDFVVNGIKIEVGGRSKKSKDADFVVSDEIDFPVRNKIPLWMLGLLY, encoded by the coding sequence ATGGATAAAGTTATCGAACAGTTTGAACTAACTTTAGAAAGGCTAAAGACCTATCTTCCAGAGAAGAAACGCCCGTTTTATAAGAGCATTCAAATAGACGAGATTAGGGGAGCGCTTGTTTACGGTTTAAGGGGTGTAGGCAAAACGACTTTTTTAATTGATAAAATCACAAGCTCTAAGAAAAACTTTTTATATTTTAGCGCCGATCATCCATTAATCTCATCACTGCCGCTTTACGACATTGTGAGTGCGATTTTTAAAAAAGGATATGACGGTGTAGTTATTGACGAAATTCACCATGCAAACAAATGGAGCGAGCATGTAAAGGCTATTTATGATGACTATCCCAATAAAACAGTCTGGATTAGTGATAGCAGTAATTTGATATTGAAGAAATCTGTGGCAGACCTATCCAGAAGATTTGTGCAATTCCGCATACCCCTTATGTCTTTCAGGGAATATATTTTTCTTACACAGGATATACTTATCGATCCAACAGATCCATTTGATATGGATAGGAGTGTGCTTATAAAGCTAAAAGACATGAACATCTTAAAACTGTTTGCCGATTACATTAACGGTGGCATTAGGCCTATTTTTACAGAGGGTGAGTATTGTTCCAGATTGAAAGGGCTTTTAGAGAAGTCCATCTACTACGATATACCGTTCTATGTTTCATCCATACAGGATAATCATTTAAGGGTAATGAGCGCAATTATAGGACACCTGATAAACGCACCCATTCCAACGATAAGTGTTTCTAATATGTGTAATGAATGGGATTTAGGGAAAGAGAAGCTTTACAGTCTGCTCTATGTTATGGAGCGCTCCGAACTGATAAATATCGTCAGAAAACCGGGTAAATTTACTTATACAAAGGGAGCGAAGATCTTTCTTTCGGACCCTTCTATATACAGCTGTTTTAAAGGCAATTTGGGGAGCGCAAGAGAGGCATTTGTGGTTATGTGTTTAAAAGAGAAATACGAAGTTTTTGCATGTAAGTATGAGAAAGAGTGCGATTTTGTTGTGAATGGTATAAAGATAGAAGTTGGCGGCAGAAGCAAAAAAAGTAAAGATGCGGATTTTGTGGTCAGTGATGAGATTGATTTTCCTGTGAGAAACAAAATCCCTCTTTGGATGTTGGGTCTGCTGTATTAA